The proteins below are encoded in one region of Macaca nemestrina isolate mMacNem1 chromosome 10, mMacNem.hap1, whole genome shotgun sequence:
- the IAP gene encoding islet amyloid polypeptide: protein MCILKLQVFLIVLSVALNHLKATPIQSHQVEKRKCNTATCATQRLANFLVRSSNNFGTILSSTNVGSDTYGKRNAVEVLKREPLNYLPL from the exons ATGTGCATTCTGAAGCTGCAAGTATTTCTCATCGTGCTCTCTGTTGCATTAAACCATCTGAAAGCTACACCCATTCAAAG TCATCAGGTGGAAAAGCGGAAATGCAACACTGCCACGTGTGCAACGCagcgcctggcaaattttttagTTCGTTCCAGCAACAACTTTGGTACCATTCTCTCATCTACCAACGTGGGATCCGATACATATGGCAAGAGGAATGCAGTAGAGGTTTTAAAGAGAGAGCCACTGAATTACTTGCCCCTTTAG